A window of the Polaribacter sp. HaHaR_3_91 genome harbors these coding sequences:
- the carA gene encoding glutamine-hydrolyzing carbamoyl-phosphate synthase small subunit: MKYQTRKKALVLLADGTIFYGKSVGIEGTSTGEICFNTGMTGYQEIFTDPSYFGQLMVATNAHIGNYGVNDNEVESDGIKISGLICRNFSFTHSRVDSNGNLKDWFTKHNLVAISDVDTRALVAYIRDNGAMNAIISTDVDNIDALKKQLAAVPSMEGLELASKVSTKEPYFVGDENAEIKISALDIGIKKNILRNLAKRGAYIKVFPYNAKFEDLLDFNPDGYFISNGPGDPEPLIEAQEVAKEIIERNLPLFGICLGHQVIALANGISTYKMHNGHRGINHPVKNLLTGKGEITSQNHGFAINREETESNENVEITHVHLNDHTVAGIRMKEKNVFSVQYHPEASPGPHDSEYLFDQFIENITKAKAVIS, from the coding sequence ATGAAATATCAAACACGAAAAAAAGCGCTTGTTTTATTAGCAGATGGAACAATTTTTTATGGTAAATCCGTAGGAATAGAAGGAACGTCTACCGGAGAAATTTGTTTTAATACAGGTATGACTGGCTATCAAGAAATTTTTACTGACCCCTCTTATTTTGGTCAATTAATGGTTGCAACAAATGCACATATTGGTAATTATGGGGTAAATGACAACGAAGTTGAATCTGATGGAATAAAAATATCAGGTTTAATTTGTAGAAATTTTAGTTTTACGCATTCTAGAGTAGATTCTAATGGTAATTTAAAAGATTGGTTTACTAAACACAATCTTGTAGCTATTTCAGATGTTGATACTAGAGCTTTAGTGGCGTATATTAGAGATAATGGAGCTATGAATGCTATTATTTCTACTGATGTAGATAATATTGATGCTTTAAAAAAGCAATTAGCGGCAGTACCTAGTATGGAAGGTTTAGAGTTGGCTTCTAAAGTGTCTACAAAAGAACCTTATTTTGTTGGTGATGAAAATGCTGAGATTAAAATATCTGCCTTAGACATTGGTATTAAAAAGAATATTTTAAGAAATTTAGCAAAAAGAGGAGCTTACATAAAAGTGTTTCCTTACAATGCTAAGTTTGAAGATTTATTAGATTTTAATCCTGATGGTTATTTTATTTCTAATGGGCCTGGAGATCCAGAACCATTGATTGAAGCACAAGAAGTAGCTAAAGAAATTATAGAAAGAAATTTACCGTTATTTGGTATCTGTTTAGGACATCAAGTAATTGCTTTGGCTAATGGAATTTCTACTTATAAAATGCACAATGGTCATAGAGGAATTAATCATCCTGTAAAAAACTTGTTGACAGGTAAGGGTGAAATCACTTCACAAAATCATGGTTTTGCTATCAATAGAGAAGAAACGGAATCTAATGAAAATGTAGAAATTACACATGTTCATTTAAATGATCATACTGTTGCAGGAATTCGTATGAAAGAAAAGAATGTTTTTTCTGTACAATACCATCCAGAAGCTAGCCCAGGACCACACGATTCTGAGTATTTATTCGATCAATTTATAGAAAATATTACCAAGGCTAAAGCAGTGATAAGTTAA
- the rplQ gene encoding 50S ribosomal protein L17 produces MRHGKKHNHLGRTTSHRKAMLANMTCSLIEHKRINTTVAKAKALRVFAEPLITKSKSDTTHNRRVVFSHLRDKYAVTELFKEISVKVADRPGGYLRIIKLGNRQGDNAPMAMVELVDYNEIYNPNGKKAKKTTRRGRSKKADAPQVEGTATEEKSEE; encoded by the coding sequence ATGAGACACGGAAAAAAGCATAATCATTTAGGAAGAACTACTTCACACAGAAAGGCAATGTTAGCTAATATGACATGTTCTTTAATAGAACATAAACGTATTAACACTACAGTGGCTAAAGCAAAAGCATTAAGAGTTTTTGCAGAACCATTAATAACAAAGTCTAAAAGTGATACTACTCACAACAGACGTGTTGTATTTTCTCACTTACGTGATAAATATGCAGTTACAGAATTATTTAAAGAAATCTCTGTAAAAGTAGCAGATAGACCAGGAGGTTATCTTCGTATTATTAAGTTAGGAAATCGTCAAGGGGATAATGCTCCTATGGCAATGGTTGAATTAGTTGATTACAACGAAATTTACAATCCTAATGGTAAAAAAGCTAAGAAAACTACACGTAGAGGAAGAAGCAAAAAAGCAGATGCTCCACAAGTAGAAGGAACAGCAACAGAAGAAAAATCTGAAGAATAA
- a CDS encoding DNA-directed RNA polymerase subunit alpha, whose protein sequence is MAILNFQKPDKVIMIESTDFTGRFEFRPLEPGFGLTIGNALRRVLLSSLEGFAITSLRIDGVEHEFSTVSGVVEDVTEIILNLKQVRFKKQIEETDRETVSISLSGQEQFTAGDLQKFISGFQVLNPDLVICNMDKSVKLNAEITIEKGRGFVPAEENKKASAPIGTIFTDSIYTPIKNVKYAIENFRVEQKTDYEKLVFDIDTDGSINPKDALTEAAKILIHHFMLFSDERITLEADEIAQTETYDEESLHMRQLLKTRLIDMDLSVRALNCLKAAEVDTLGDLVSFNKSDLMKFRNFGKKSLTELEELVIVKGLSFGMDLTKYKLDRD, encoded by the coding sequence ATGGCAATTTTAAATTTTCAAAAACCAGATAAGGTTATTATGATTGAATCTACTGATTTTACAGGTAGATTTGAGTTTAGACCTTTAGAACCAGGTTTTGGTTTAACAATAGGAAACGCTTTAAGAAGAGTTCTTTTATCTTCTTTAGAGGGATTTGCAATTACATCATTAAGAATTGATGGTGTAGAGCATGAATTTTCTACTGTATCTGGGGTTGTAGAAGACGTTACAGAAATTATTTTAAACTTAAAACAAGTTCGTTTTAAGAAACAAATAGAAGAAACAGATAGAGAAACTGTATCTATTTCATTATCTGGTCAAGAGCAGTTTACTGCAGGAGACTTACAGAAATTTATCTCTGGTTTTCAAGTATTGAATCCAGATTTAGTAATCTGTAACATGGATAAATCTGTAAAGTTAAATGCAGAAATTACTATAGAAAAAGGTAGAGGATTTGTACCAGCAGAAGAGAATAAAAAAGCTTCAGCACCAATAGGAACAATCTTTACAGATTCTATCTACACACCGATTAAGAATGTAAAGTATGCAATCGAAAATTTTCGTGTAGAGCAAAAAACGGATTATGAAAAATTAGTTTTCGATATCGATACTGATGGATCAATCAATCCTAAAGATGCATTAACTGAGGCTGCAAAAATATTAATCCACCACTTTATGTTATTCTCTGATGAGCGTATCACTTTAGAGGCAGATGAAATTGCACAAACAGAAACGTATGATGAGGAGTCATTACACATGCGTCAGTTATTAAAAACTAGATTAATCGACATGGATTTATCTGTTAGAGCTTTAAACTGTTTAAAGGCTGCAGAAGTAGATACATTAGGAGATTTAGTTTCTTTTAACAAAAGTGATTTAATGAAGTTTAGAAACTTTGGTAAAAAATCATTAACAGAACTAGAAGAATTAGTGATTGTTAAAGGTTTAAGTTTCGGTATGGATTTAACAAAATACAAATTAGATAGAGATTAA
- the rpsD gene encoding 30S ribosomal protein S4, with protein sequence MARYTGPKTKIARKFGEAIFGEDKNFEKRNFPPGQHGNARRRGKKSEYATQLMEKQKAKYTYGILERQFSNLFKQAQAASGITGEILLQLCESRLDNVVYRMGVSNSRSGARQLVSHRHITVNGEIVNIPSYSLKDGDVVAVREKSKSLSAIENALASNSNVFEWLTWNTDTKSGTFVKAPERLQIPENIKEQLIVELYSK encoded by the coding sequence ATGGCAAGATATACAGGACCAAAAACTAAAATTGCTCGTAAGTTTGGTGAAGCAATTTTTGGAGAAGATAAAAACTTCGAAAAAAGAAATTTTCCTCCAGGACAGCATGGAAATGCAAGAAGAAGAGGAAAGAAATCTGAATATGCAACTCAATTAATGGAGAAGCAAAAAGCGAAATATACTTATGGTATTTTAGAGCGTCAATTCAGTAACTTGTTTAAACAAGCACAAGCTGCTTCTGGGATTACAGGTGAAATCTTATTACAATTATGTGAATCTCGTTTAGACAACGTTGTTTACAGAATGGGTGTTTCTAACTCTAGAAGTGGAGCTCGTCAATTAGTTTCTCACAGACATATTACTGTTAATGGAGAAATAGTTAACATTCCTTCTTATAGTTTAAAAGATGGAGATGTTGTAGCTGTAAGAGAGAAATCTAAATCTTTAAGTGCTATTGAAAATGCATTAGCTTCTAACAGCAATGTTTTTGAATGGTTAACTTGGAATACAGATACTAAATCTGGAACTTTTGTAAAAGCACCAGAAAGATTACAAATTCCAGAAAACATCAAAGAACAATTAATCGTAGAATTATATTCTAAGTAA
- the rpsK gene encoding 30S ribosomal protein S11, with the protein MAKASSKKRKVIIDAIGEAHVTASFNNIIISLTNKKGDVISWSSAGKMGFRGSKKNTPYAAQLAAEDCANVAKEAGLRKVKVYVKGPGNGRESAIRSIHNAGIEVTEIIDVTPIPHNGCRPPKRRRV; encoded by the coding sequence ATGGCAAAAGCAAGTTCAAAAAAGCGTAAGGTAATCATTGATGCTATTGGAGAGGCGCACGTAACTGCATCTTTTAACAACATCATTATTTCTTTAACAAATAAAAAAGGTGACGTTATTTCTTGGTCATCTGCAGGTAAAATGGGTTTTAGAGGTTCTAAAAAGAATACTCCATATGCAGCTCAATTAGCAGCAGAAGATTGTGCAAACGTTGCAAAAGAAGCAGGTTTACGTAAAGTAAAGGTGTATGTAAAAGGACCGGGTAATGGTAGAGAATCTGCTATTAGATCAATCCATAATGCAGGTATTGAAGTAACAGAAATTATTGATGTTACACCTATTCCTCATAACGGATGTCGCCCTCCAAAGAGAAGAAGAGTATAA
- the rpsM gene encoding 30S ribosomal protein S13 gives MARIAGIDIPKNKRGVIALTYIFGIGSSRAQKVLAEAKVDESIKVQDWTDDQIAAIREQVGSFTIEGELRSEVQINIKRLMDIGCQRGIRHRLGLPLRGQRTKNNSRTRKGKRKTVANKKK, from the coding sequence ATGGCAAGAATAGCAGGTATTGATATTCCAAAGAATAAAAGAGGTGTTATCGCATTAACTTACATCTTTGGTATAGGAAGCAGCAGAGCTCAAAAAGTTCTAGCAGAAGCAAAAGTAGATGAGAGCATTAAAGTTCAAGATTGGACTGATGATCAAATCGCAGCAATTAGAGAACAAGTAGGATCTTTCACAATCGAAGGTGAATTACGTTCTGAGGTACAGATTAACATCAAACGTTTGATGGATATCGGTTGTCAAAGAGGTATTCGTCACAGACTTGGTCTTCCTTTAAGAGGACAGAGAACTAAGAATAACTCTCGTACAAGAAAAGGTAAGAGAAAAACTGTAGCTAACAAGAAAAAATAA
- the ykgO gene encoding type B 50S ribosomal protein L36, with product MKVRASVKKRSADCKIVRRKGRLYVINKQNPRFKQRQG from the coding sequence ATGAAAGTTAGAGCATCAGTTAAAAAAAGAAGTGCCGACTGCAAAATAGTTCGCAGGAAAGGTAGATTATACGTGATTAATAAACAAAATCCTAGATTTAAACAAAGACAAGGGTAA
- the infA gene encoding translation initiation factor IF-1 codes for MAKQSAIQQDGTITEALSNAMFRVELENGHIVTAHISGKMRMHYIKLLPGDKVKLEMSPYDLSKARITYRY; via the coding sequence ATGGCTAAACAATCAGCAATTCAACAGGACGGAACAATTACAGAGGCATTATCTAATGCAATGTTTCGTGTAGAATTAGAAAATGGACATATTGTTACGGCACACATTTCTGGTAAAATGCGTATGCATTATATCAAATTACTACCTGGAGATAAGGTAAAATTAGAAATGAGTCCGTACGATTTATCAAAGGCAAGAATTACTTACAGATACTAA
- the secY gene encoding preprotein translocase subunit SecY, with translation MNFINRLKEIFSIEELKNKILLTIGLIAVYRFMASVPLPGIDPLQLSALKESTSGGLLGLLNAFTGGAFARASVMALGIMPYISASIVVQLMGIAVPYLQKLQKDGESGRKKITQITRWLTIGITLVQAPTYITAIKTQFGLGPEAFLVSGATFWISSIIILTAGTIFAMWLGERITDKGVGNGISLLITVGIIANFPAAFLQEFVAKTTNAGAGGIMMVLIEIIVWFVVILLTVLLVTAVRKIAVQYARRTVVGNVQNVAGSRDYIPLKLNAAGVMPIIFAQAIMFLPVALAQRFPAIASLQDMNGLWYNVIFALLIVIFSYFYTAITIPTNKMADDLKRSGGFIPGIRPGKDTADRLDSVLSRITFPGSLFLAALSILPAIVVQFGVQQSWAMFYGGTSLIIMVGVAIDTLQQINSYLLNRHYDGLMKAGNSNRKSNK, from the coding sequence ATGAATTTTATTAATAGATTAAAAGAGATTTTCAGTATTGAAGAGTTGAAAAATAAAATTCTTCTTACAATCGGATTAATTGCTGTGTATCGTTTTATGGCTTCTGTTCCTTTACCTGGAATAGATCCATTACAACTTTCAGCTTTAAAAGAAAGTACTTCTGGAGGTCTTTTAGGTTTATTGAATGCATTTACAGGAGGAGCATTTGCTAGGGCGTCAGTAATGGCTCTTGGTATTATGCCTTATATTTCTGCATCTATTGTAGTTCAGTTAATGGGAATTGCGGTTCCTTATTTACAAAAACTACAAAAAGATGGAGAAAGTGGAAGAAAAAAAATTACACAAATAACAAGATGGTTAACAATTGGTATTACGTTAGTGCAAGCACCTACGTATATTACTGCTATTAAAACACAATTTGGTTTAGGACCAGAAGCGTTTTTAGTAAGTGGTGCTACTTTTTGGATATCATCAATTATCATTTTAACTGCAGGTACTATTTTTGCAATGTGGTTAGGTGAGCGTATTACAGACAAAGGTGTTGGTAATGGTATTTCATTATTAATTACTGTTGGTATTATCGCTAACTTTCCTGCTGCATTTTTACAAGAGTTTGTTGCTAAAACAACAAATGCAGGAGCAGGTGGTATTATGATGGTTTTAATAGAAATTATTGTTTGGTTTGTAGTAATTTTATTAACTGTGCTATTAGTTACTGCTGTTCGAAAGATTGCAGTGCAGTATGCTAGAAGAACGGTTGTAGGAAATGTACAAAATGTTGCAGGTTCAAGAGATTATATTCCTTTGAAATTAAATGCAGCAGGTGTTATGCCAATTATCTTTGCTCAAGCAATTATGTTTTTACCAGTTGCTTTAGCTCAGAGATTTCCAGCAATTGCTAGCTTACAAGATATGAATGGTTTATGGTACAATGTTATTTTTGCATTGTTAATTGTCATCTTTAGTTATTTCTATACTGCTATTACTATTCCTACGAATAAAATGGCGGATGATTTAAAAAGAAGTGGTGGTTTTATACCAGGTATTAGACCAGGAAAAGACACAGCAGATAGATTAGATTCTGTATTATCTAGAATTACGTTCCCAGGATCGTTATTTTTAGCAGCATTATCTATTTTACCAGCAATTGTAGTTCAGTTTGGAGTACAACAAAGTTGGGCCATGTTTTATGGTGGTACATCATTAATAATTATGGTTGGAGTTGCAATTGATACGTTGCAACAAATTAATTCGTATTTATTAAATCGTCATTATGATGGTTTGATGAAAGCGGGGAATAGCAACAGAAAATCGAATAAATAA
- the rplO gene encoding 50S ribosomal protein L15: protein MSLHNLTPAEGSIKKGKRIARGEGSGKGGTATRGHNGQKSRSGYSKKIGFEGGQMPLQRRVPKFGFTNINRVEYQGINIDKLQSLVDSGKITDTVTLDTLIANRLARKNDLIKILGSGELKAKLNITVHKFTATAKAAIEAAGGEAVTL from the coding sequence ATGAGTTTACATAATTTAACACCAGCAGAAGGTTCCATTAAAAAAGGAAAAAGAATTGCAAGGGGTGAAGGATCTGGAAAAGGTGGTACCGCTACAAGAGGTCACAACGGACAGAAATCTCGTTCTGGTTATTCTAAAAAGATTGGTTTCGAAGGAGGGCAAATGCCACTTCAGAGACGTGTGCCAAAGTTTGGTTTCACAAATATTAATCGTGTTGAATATCAAGGTATCAATATTGATAAATTACAATCTTTAGTTGATAGTGGAAAGATAACAGATACAGTTACTTTAGATACTTTAATTGCTAATAGATTGGCAAGAAAAAACGACTTAATCAAGATATTAGGTAGTGGAGAGTTAAAGGCTAAATTAAATATAACTGTACATAAATTTACAGCAACAGCAAAAGCAGCTATCGAAGCAGCTGGAGGAGAAGCTGTTACTTTATAA
- the rpmD gene encoding 50S ribosomal protein L30, whose translation MARIKVTQVKSQIGRLQSQKRTLEALGLRKMNQTVEHEATPSIVGMVNTVKHLVSFEEIK comes from the coding sequence ATGGCAAGAATAAAAGTTACACAAGTGAAAAGTCAAATCGGACGTCTTCAAAGTCAAAAAAGAACTTTAGAGGCATTAGGTTTACGTAAAATGAACCAAACTGTAGAGCATGAGGCAACTCCTTCTATAGTTGGTATGGTAAATACAGTTAAACACTTAGTTTCTTTCGAAGAAATTAAATAA
- the rpsE gene encoding 30S ribosomal protein S5, whose product MMQGYKNVERVKPSGLDLVDRLVGVQRVTKVTKGGRAFGFSAIVVVGDGNGVVGHGLGKSKDVASAIAKAIEDAKKNLVRIPILDATLPHEQKGKFGGAKVFLKPASHGTGVIAGGAVRHVLESVGIHDVLSKSQGSSNPHNVVKATFNALLQLRSAAGIAKQRGISLEKVFNG is encoded by the coding sequence ATTATGCAAGGATATAAAAACGTAGAAAGAGTAAAACCTAGTGGGTTAGATCTTGTAGATAGATTAGTAGGAGTACAACGTGTTACTAAAGTAACAAAAGGTGGTAGAGCATTTGGTTTCTCTGCAATCGTAGTTGTTGGAGATGGTAATGGTGTTGTTGGACATGGATTAGGGAAATCTAAAGATGTTGCATCTGCAATTGCAAAAGCAATTGAAGACGCAAAGAAAAATTTAGTTAGAATTCCTATTTTAGATGCAACTTTACCTCATGAGCAAAAAGGTAAATTTGGTGGAGCTAAAGTTTTTCTTAAGCCTGCATCTCATGGTACTGGAGTTATTGCTGGTGGTGCTGTAAGGCACGTACTAGAGTCAGTTGGTATTCATGATGTATTATCAAAATCTCAAGGATCATCAAATCCTCATAACGTAGTTAAAGCAACTTTTAATGCTTTATTACAATTACGTAGTGCAGCAGGTATTGCTAAGCAAAGAGGGATTTCTTTAGAGAAAGTATTTAACGGATAA
- the rplR gene encoding 50S ribosomal protein L18 has product MALSKLQRRARIKRRIRKIVSGTATKPRLSVYRSNKEIYAQLVDDVNGVTLASVSSRNKEINASTKIEAATAVGKLIAEKATKAGVETIAFDRNGYLYHGRVKVLADAAREAGLKF; this is encoded by the coding sequence ATGGCATTATCAAAGCTACAAAGAAGAGCTAGAATTAAGCGTAGAATTAGAAAGATCGTTTCTGGTACTGCTACTAAACCAAGATTATCGGTTTACAGAAGTAACAAGGAAATCTACGCTCAATTAGTAGACGATGTAAATGGAGTAACATTAGCTTCAGTTTCATCTAGAAATAAAGAAATAAACGCAAGTACTAAAATCGAAGCAGCAACAGCAGTTGGTAAATTAATAGCAGAAAAAGCTACTAAAGCTGGAGTTGAAACAATTGCTTTCGATAGAAACGGGTATTTATATCACGGTAGAGTTAAAGTATTAGCAGACGCTGCAAGAGAAGCGGGTTTAAAATTTTAA
- the rplF gene encoding 50S ribosomal protein L6 yields the protein MSRIGKNPISISQGVDVNVKDNVVTVKGKLGELTQTISEGITVEIEDGIITLDRASESKNHKAQHGLMRALINNMIEGVSKGWTKDLELVGVGYRASNQGQKLDLALGFSHNIVLELAPEVKIETISEKGKNPIIKLSSFDKQLVGQIAAKIRSFRAPEPYKGKGVKFVGEILRRKAGKSA from the coding sequence ATGAGTAGAATTGGAAAAAATCCTATTAGCATTTCACAAGGTGTAGATGTTAATGTAAAAGACAATGTAGTAACCGTAAAAGGAAAATTAGGTGAGTTAACTCAAACTATTTCTGAAGGTATTACAGTAGAAATTGAAGATGGTATTATCACTTTAGATAGAGCATCAGAAAGTAAAAACCATAAAGCACAACATGGTTTAATGAGAGCTTTAATCAATAACATGATTGAAGGTGTAAGTAAAGGTTGGACTAAAGATTTAGAATTGGTTGGTGTTGGTTATAGAGCATCTAATCAAGGCCAAAAATTAGATTTAGCTTTAGGTTTCTCTCATAATATCGTTTTAGAATTAGCTCCAGAGGTTAAAATTGAGACAATATCTGAGAAAGGGAAAAACCCGATCATTAAATTATCTTCATTTGACAAACAATTAGTTGGTCAAATTGCTGCAAAGATTCGTTCTTTCAGAGCTCCAGAGCCTTATAAAGGAAAAGGTGTGAAGTTTGTTGGTGAAATATTAAGAAGAAAAGCAGGTAAATCTGCATAA
- the rpsH gene encoding 30S ribosomal protein S8, protein MYTDPIADFLTRVRNAIAAGHRVVEIPASNLKKEMTKILFDQGYILSYQFNDDKVQGTIKIALKYERETKESVIRKIQRISTPGLRKYVGSTEMPRVLNGLGIAIVSTSKGVMTNKKARQENVGGEVLCYVY, encoded by the coding sequence ATGTATACAGATCCAATCGCGGATTTTCTTACAAGAGTAAGAAATGCAATCGCAGCAGGACACAGAGTAGTGGAAATTCCAGCTTCAAACTTGAAGAAGGAAATGACTAAAATTTTGTTTGATCAAGGGTATATTTTAAGCTACCAGTTCAATGACGATAAAGTTCAGGGAACAATTAAGATAGCTTTAAAGTACGAAAGAGAAACAAAAGAATCAGTAATTAGAAAGATTCAACGAATCAGTACACCAGGTTTACGTAAATACGTTGGCTCTACAGAGATGCCAAGAGTATTAAACGGACTTGGAATTGCTATTGTTTCTACATCTAAGGGTGTAATGACAAACAAAAAAGCACGTCAAGAGAATGTTGGAGGAGAAGTTTTATGTTACGTTTATTAA
- the rpsN gene encoding 30S ribosomal protein S14, protein MAKESMKARERKRAATVAKYAEKRKALKEAGDYDALQKLPKNASPVRMHNRCKLTGRPKGYMRQFGLSRVTFREMANQGLIPGVKKASW, encoded by the coding sequence ATGGCTAAAGAATCAATGAAAGCGCGTGAGCGTAAGAGAGCAGCAACTGTTGCTAAATATGCTGAAAAGAGAAAAGCTTTAAAAGAAGCTGGAGACTATGATGCATTACAAAAATTACCTAAGAATGCTTCACCAGTTAGAATGCATAACAGATGTAAATTAACTGGTCGTCCAAAAGGATATATGAGACAATTTGGTTTATCTCGTGTTACTTTTAGAGAAATGGCCAATCAAGGGTTAATACCAGGTGTTAAAAAAGCATCTTGGTAG
- the rplE gene encoding 50S ribosomal protein L5 has protein sequence MSYVPRLKAEYKERVIKALTEEFSYKNVMQVPKLEKIVVSKGVGAAIADKKLIDYAVEELTKITGQKAVSTLSKKDIAAFKLRKGMPIGVKVTLRGDKMYEFLDRLVTASLPRVRDFNGIKANGFDGRGNYNLGITEQIIYPEINIDQVKKISGMDITFVTSADTDKEAKSLLGELGLPFKKN, from the coding sequence ATGAGTTACGTACCAAGATTAAAAGCAGAATACAAAGAAAGAGTAATAAAAGCTCTTACTGAAGAATTCAGTTACAAGAATGTAATGCAAGTGCCTAAATTAGAAAAAATAGTTGTTTCTAAAGGTGTAGGTGCTGCAATTGCAGATAAGAAATTAATAGATTATGCTGTAGAAGAGTTGACTAAAATTACAGGTCAAAAAGCAGTTTCTACATTATCTAAAAAAGATATCGCTGCATTTAAATTGCGTAAAGGGATGCCAATTGGTGTTAAAGTTACTTTACGTGGAGATAAAATGTATGAGTTTTTAGATAGATTAGTTACAGCTTCTTTACCTCGTGTTAGAGACTTTAACGGTATAAAAGCTAATGGTTTTGATGGAAGAGGTAATTACAATTTAGGTATTACTGAACAAATCATCTACCCAGAGATTAATATTGATCAAGTTAAAAAAATTAGTGGAATGGATATTACTTTTGTAACATCTGCAGATACTGATAAAGAGGCTAAATCATTATTAGGAGAATTAGGTTTACCATTCAAAAAAAATTAA
- the rplX gene encoding 50S ribosomal protein L24: MKKFKLKSGDTVKVIAGDHKGSEGKVLQIIKEKDRVLVEGVNLVSKHTKPSAQNPQGGIVKKEASLHISNLMLVEDGVAVRVGYKVDGDTKTRVSKKTKK; encoded by the coding sequence ATGAAGAAGTTCAAATTAAAATCAGGAGATACTGTAAAAGTAATTGCAGGAGATCATAAAGGATCTGAAGGAAAGGTTTTACAGATCATTAAGGAGAAAGATAGAGTTTTGGTAGAAGGTGTTAACTTAGTTTCTAAGCACACTAAGCCAAGCGCTCAAAACCCTCAAGGTGGTATTGTAAAGAAAGAAGCTTCACTTCACATTTCTAACTTAATGTTAGTTGAAGATGGTGTAGCTGTGAGAGTAGGTTATAAGGTTGATGGAGATACTAAGACTAGAGTCTCTAAAAAAACTAAAAAATAA
- the rplN gene encoding 50S ribosomal protein L14 encodes MLQTESRLKVADNTGAKEVLVIRVLGGTRKRYASIGDKIVVAVKSATPNGTVKKGQVSRAVVVRTKKEVRRKDGSYIRFDDNACVLLNPTEEMRGTRVFGPVARELREKQFMKIVSLAPEVL; translated from the coding sequence ATGTTACAGACAGAATCAAGATTAAAAGTCGCAGATAACACTGGAGCAAAAGAAGTTTTAGTGATTAGAGTTTTAGGAGGAACAAGAAAACGTTACGCAAGTATTGGAGACAAGATTGTTGTAGCTGTTAAATCTGCAACTCCAAACGGAACTGTAAAAAAAGGTCAAGTATCTAGAGCAGTTGTTGTAAGAACGAAAAAAGAAGTAAGACGTAAAGACGGATCATACATCAGATTTGATGATAACGCTTGTGTACTTTTAAATCCTACAGAGGAAATGAGAGGAACTCGTGTATTTGGACCTGTTGCACGTGAGCTTCGTGAGAAACAATTCATGAAAATAGTATCATTAGCACCTGAAGTGCTTTAA
- the rpsQ gene encoding 30S ribosomal protein S17, whose translation MEKRNLRKERIGVVSSNKMEKSIVVAETKRVKHPMYGKFVLKTKKYVAHDEQNDCNEGDTVRIMETRPMSKSKRWRLVEILERAK comes from the coding sequence ATGGAAAAAAGAAATCTTAGAAAAGAGAGAATTGGTGTTGTTTCTAGTAACAAAATGGAAAAATCTATTGTTGTTGCAGAAACTAAGAGAGTAAAGCACCCAATGTACGGTAAATTCGTATTAAAGACGAAGAAGTATGTTGCACACGACGAACAGAATGATTGCAACGAAGGAGATACTGTTAGGATCATGGAAACAAGACCTATGAGTAAATCTAAACGTTGGAGATTAGTAGAAATCCTAGAAAGAGCTAAATAA